One window of Chloroflexota bacterium genomic DNA carries:
- a CDS encoding M42 family metallopeptidase → MTLLKELSEARGVSGREGEIRSILFRHVREYIDEHRVDALGNLIVVRKARVSAATPVPRKVMLAAHMDEVGLMITEIAKNGLLRFQPSGGIDPRLLLAKKVLVGDNKVPGVIGVKPIHKLKAEEMNQVLKYEQMAIDIGVTSQSAAEGLTHVGDYATFDTAYEELGPFAKGKAFDDRAGCAVLVEILKADYPFDLYAVFTVQEEVGLRGARVAAYSVEPDCAIALEGTIADDVPKKKDVSPTSRLGGGPVLTVMDRSFIAHPGMLRHAISVAEKRGIPYQFKQPGIGGTDAGAIHLTREGIPSLTIAVPCRYIHSPVALLYLQDFEHTVNLVRETLRTLTLDIIRPES, encoded by the coding sequence GTGACGCTTCTGAAAGAACTGTCTGAGGCCCGCGGCGTTTCGGGACGCGAGGGCGAAATCCGTTCTATCCTGTTCCGACATGTCCGCGAGTACATAGACGAGCACCGCGTGGATGCGCTGGGGAACCTCATCGTCGTGCGGAAGGCGCGCGTGTCGGCTGCCACGCCCGTGCCCCGCAAGGTGATGCTGGCCGCCCACATGGACGAGGTCGGGCTGATGATCACCGAGATCGCCAAGAACGGGCTGTTGCGGTTTCAGCCTTCGGGCGGCATTGACCCGCGCCTGCTCCTGGCGAAGAAAGTGCTCGTCGGTGACAACAAGGTGCCCGGCGTCATCGGTGTCAAACCCATCCACAAACTCAAGGCCGAGGAGATGAATCAGGTCTTGAAGTACGAACAGATGGCGATTGACATCGGCGTTACCAGCCAGTCGGCGGCCGAAGGCCTCACCCACGTGGGCGACTACGCCACGTTTGACACGGCCTACGAGGAACTGGGGCCTTTCGCCAAGGGCAAGGCCTTTGACGACCGCGCCGGCTGCGCCGTCCTGGTAGAAATCCTGAAGGCGGACTACCCGTTTGACCTGTACGCCGTGTTCACCGTGCAGGAGGAAGTCGGGCTTCGCGGCGCGCGCGTTGCCGCCTACAGCGTGGAACCCGACTGCGCCATCGCGCTGGAAGGCACCATCGCCGACGACGTGCCCAAGAAGAAGGATGTCAGCCCGACCAGCCGACTGGGCGGAGGCCCCGTGCTCACGGTGATGGACCGCTCCTTCATTGCGCATCCCGGCATGCTCCGCCACGCCATCTCCGTGGCCGAGAAGCGCGGCATCCCGTACCAATTCAAGCAGCCCGGCATCGGAGGGACCGACGCGGGGGCGATTCACCTCACCCGCGAGGGCATTCCCTCGCTCACCATCGCCGTCCCGTGCCGCTATATCCATTCGCCGGTGGCGCTGCTCTACCTGCAGGACTTTGAGCACACGGTGAACCTGGTGCGCGAAACGCTGCGCACGTTGACTCTGGACATCATTCGCCCCGAATCTTAG